In Nothobranchius furzeri strain GRZ-AD chromosome 19, NfurGRZ-RIMD1, whole genome shotgun sequence, the following are encoded in one genomic region:
- the vps28 gene encoding vacuolar protein sorting-associated protein 28 homolog, protein MFHGIPGTGGVGGAPANKPELYEEVKLYKNAREREKYDNMAELFAVVKTLQALEKAYIKDCVTPNEYTASCSRLLVQYKAAFKQVQGADVGSIDDFCRKYRLDCPLAMERIKEDRPITIKDDKGNLNRCIADIVSLFITVMDKLRLEIRAMDEIQPDLRELMETMNRMSNMPPDSEAKDKVNLWLTTLSSMSASDELDDNQVRQMLFDLESAYNAFNRFLHSS, encoded by the exons ATGTTTCATGGAATTCCAGGCACAGGAGGAGTTGGAGGAG CTCCTGCTAATAAACCTGAGTTGTACGAG GAAGTGAAACTTTACAAAAATGCAAGGGAACGAGAGAA GTACGACAATATGGCCGAGTTGTTTGCTGTTGTAAAGACCTTGCAGGCCCTGGAAAAGGCCTACATAAAAGACTGCGTTACACCTAATGA GTACACAGCTTCCTGCTCCAGACTCCTGGTTCAGTATAAAGCTGCATTCAAGCAGGTGCAGGGCGCAGATGTTGGCTCCATCGATGACTTCTGCAGGAAATACAGA CTTGATTGCCCACTAGCGATGGAGAGGATTAAGGAGGATCGGCCAATCACCATCAAGGATGACAAGGGCAACCTGAACCGCTGCATTGCAGACATCGTTTCT CTCTTCATCACTGTGATGGACAAGCTAAGACTGGAGATTAGAGCCATGGATGAG ATCCAACCAGACCTGAGAGAGCTGATGGAAACCATGAACAGAATGAGCAACATGCCTCCAGACTCTGAGGCGAAGGACAAAGTTAATCTCTG GTTGACCACCCTCAGCAGCATGTCGGCCTCAGATGAGCTGGATGACAATCAGGTTCGTCAGATGCTGTTCGATCTGGAGTCGGCTTACAACGCCTTTAACCGCTTCCTCCACTCTTCCTAG
- the LOC107394756 gene encoding aurora kinase A- and ninein-interacting protein, with protein MKATKAALQNSSQEECGVWLDPVQLKIKAKQKRLARPISKLLNPFMIGEGYNLAVALNFTQTKMEMPKTKQSSITNFFTPHRQVLHEMSSSEIPNPEQSPSSSTSVVPTAVASGKKRERDERPRKSDFNVDCEWGNENVPETKTAASQNQRGHDSSLLNRQSEEFEAPENKKRHVEPSLFHLPPLAWSQDPLFTCSVDSERKFDQMKKENAQNTEDSESSFLDGLQFDEVFGAQIDLKGTSTQNLDKKQNQKEKENSKPDFLNSPIKHSSFSSPAPLSSHKGADRNSTLLLKHTSRHGIKPGKEQGFDSAWSKTSTSPLLPNQEVDEDALLFTLDSEGFRVIAHRDPPSRSPLKDQSNLGYGMVSSASYKPVEEEEDEEDGMLFTQDSQGNLVIKH; from the exons ATGAAGGCAACAAAAGCAGCACTTCAGAACTCTTCTCAAGAGGAGTGCGGTGTTTGGTTGGACCCAGTCCAACTTAAAATAAAGGCAAAACAG AAACGTCTTGCCCGTCCCATCTCCAAACTGCTGAATCCCTTCATGATTGGTGAAGGCTACAACTTGGCTGTAGCGCTCAACTTCACCCAGACCAAAATGGAAATGCCAAAGACTAAGCAGAGCTCCATAACTAATTTCTTCACGCCTCATCGACAAG TCCTCCATGAGATGTCGTCTTCTGAAATACCAAACCCAGAGCAGTCGCCTTCATCTTCCACATCAGTTGTGCCTACAGCTGTGGCTTCTGGGAAGAAGCGAGAGCGAGATGAACGCCCGAGGAAGTCTGACTTTAATGTGGATTGTGAGTGGGGAAATGAAAATGTGCCTGAGACTAAAACGGCAGCATCACAGAATCAAAGAGGACACGATTCATCTTTGCTAAACCGTCAATCTGAGGAGTTCGAAGCACCTGAGAATAAAAAAAGACACGTTGAGCCCTCCTTGTTTCATCTTCCTCCTCTGGCTTGGAGTCAGGACCCGCTGTTTACCTGCAGCGTAGACTCCGAAAGGAAATTTGACCAAATGAAAAAGGAAAACGCACAGAACACTGAGGATTCAGAGTCGAGTTTTCTAGACGGTCTACAGTTTGATGAGGTTTTTGGAGCTCAGATAGATTTGAAGGGAACATCAACTCAAAACCTCGATAAGAAACAAAatcagaaagaaaaagaaaacagcaaacCAGATTTTTTAAATTCCCCAATCAAACATTCTTCTTTCTCTTCTCCCGCACCTCTGTCGAGTCACAAGGGGGCAGACAGAAATAGCACtttgctgctaaaacacacaagtCGCCATGGGATCAAGCCTGGAAAAGAGCAAGGCTTTGACTCGGCTTGGTCAAAAACAAGCACCTCTCCACTGTTACCAAACCAGGAAGTTGATGAGGATGCTTTGTTGTTTACGCTGGACTCTGAGGGCTTCAGGGTGATAGCGCATCGAGATCCACCGTCCAGAAGTCCACTGAAAGATCAAAGTAATCTGGGGTATGGGATGGTGAGTAGTGCTTCCTATAAacctgtggaggaggaggaggatgaggaggatggaATGCTCTTTACTCAAGACTCTCAGGGAAACTTGGTGATCAAACACTAA
- the cap2 gene encoding adenylyl cyclase-associated protein 2 isoform X2 — translation MVSKGLQTQRSFLQMATSHQEPAQLELQDLLKPISDHIHEIQNFRERNRGSPLFNHLSAVSESIPALGWVAVSQKPGLYVKEMNDAATFYTNRVLKDYKEVDRRHVDWVHSYLSIWTEMQSFIKQHHTTGLVWSKTGPTAPASLFDSPPAPSAPCPPPPPPPPGPPPVFTDDDSTPEANSAAAQHSALFTELNQGMDITKGLKHVSDEQKTHKNPDLRSETSIIRSKDPRPVKSPKAAAQKRPPLLELEGKKWRVENFEQKHDLVIEETELKQVVYIFSCNTSTLQIKGKINSIIIDNCKKLGLVFENAVGIVEIINSKSIQLQVLGTVPTISVNKTEGCQIYLSKDALSCDIISAKSSEMNILVPEGEDDYREFPVPEQFKTIWDGSKLVTEPTEIAG, via the exons ATGGTCAGCAAGGGGCTGCAGACTCAAAGAAGTTTTCTCCAGATGGCTACCTCCCATCAGGAACCGGCACAG CTGGAGCTTCAAGATCTCCTGAAGCCAATTTCAGATCACATCCATGAGATCCAGAATTTCAGAGAACGGAACCGCGGCAGCCCTCTCTTCAACCACCTCTCGGCTGTCAGCGAGAGCATTCCCGCTCTGGGCTGGGTGGCTGTG AGTCAGAAGCCCGGTCTGTATGTGAAGGAGATGAACGACGCAGCTACGTTCTACACCAACAGAGTGCTAAAGGACTACAAGGAAGT TGACAGGCGCCATGTGGACTGGGTGCACTCCTACCTATCTATCTGGACCGAGATGCAGTCCTTTATCAAGCAGCACCACACAACGGGACTGGTGTGGAGCAAAACT GGCCCAACTGCTCCTGCATCCCTCTTTGACTCCCCTCCTGCTCCCAGTGCCCCctgtccacctcctcctcctccccctcctggtcCTCCTCCAGTCTTCACTGATGATGACAGCACACCTGAGGCAAACTCTGCAGCAGCCCAACACTCAGCCCTATTCACTGAACTTAACCAGGGCATGGACATCACCAAAG GCTTGAAGCATGTCTCCGATGAGCAGAAGACTCATAAGAACCCAGATCTGCGCTCTGAAACATCAATAATCAGAAGCAAAGATCCCCGGCCTGTAAAGTCTCCAAAAGCAGCCGCCCAGAAAAGACCGCCTCTGCTGGAGCTGGAAGGAAAGAAATGGAGGGTG GAAAACTTTGAGCAGAAACATGACTTGGTGATCGAGGAGACGGAGCTGAAACAGGTGGTGTACATCTTCAGCTGTAACACCTCCACtctgcagattaaaggcaaaatTAACTCCATCATCATAG ACAACTGTAAGAAGCTGGGTCTGGTTTTTGAGAATGCTGTTGGGATCGTTGAGATCATCAACTCCAAATCCATCCAGCTACAG GTGTTGGGAACCGTTCCCACCATCTCTGTCAACAAGACGGAGGGCTGCCAAATCTACCTGAGCAAGGATGCGCTGAGCTGTGACATCATCAGTGCCAAGAGCTCTGAGATGAATATCCTGGTACCAGAGGGAGAAGACGACTAT AGGGAGTTCCCAGTTCCGGAGCAGTTCAAGACCATCTGGGACGGCTCCAAACTGGTGACAGAACCAACAGAGATCGCAGGCTGA